From the genome of Candidatus Aminicenantes bacterium:
TTCAACATCTCGGTCGCCGTGACCGACGCCTTCATGGAGGCCCTGCGCAAGGGCGGCACATACGACATCTACGACCCCTCCCGCAAAAAGGTCGTCGACCGCAAGGACGCCCGCAAGGTCTTCCGGATGATCGTCGAGTCGGCTTGGGCCATCGGCGACCCCGGGCTTCTCTTCATCGACCGCATCAACCGGCACAACCCGACCAAGGGCCTGGGGACGATCGACGCCACCAACCCCTGCGGCGAACAGCCGCTCCACGCCTACGAGTCCTGTAACCTGGGCTCGATCAATGTGGCCGCCTATTTCGACGCCGGCCGGCCCGACCTCTTCGACTGGGACCGCTTCGGCGCCACGGTGGCCCTGGGCGTGCGCTTCCTGGACGACGTCATCGACGTCAATAAGTACCCCTTGCCCGAGATCGACGCCGTGACCAAGGGCAACCGCCGGATCGGGCTGGGGGTGATGGGCTGGGCCGACTTGCTCATCAAGATGAAGATCAAATACGATTCGGAAGCGGCCTTAGCCCTGGCCGACAAGCTGGCCGCCTTCCTGCGAAGCCGGGCCGCGGAGGCGTCGGAGAAGCTGGCCCGGACCCGCGGCAGCTTCCCCAACATCGCCAAGTCGATCTATAAAGGCCGCAAGATGCGCAACGCCACGGTCTTCACCGTGGCCCCGACCGGGACGATCGCCCGCCTGGCCGGCTGCTCCTCGAGCATCGAGCCCGTCTTCGCCTTCGAGTTCACCAGCCATATCATCGACGCCAAGCTCGCCGACATCCACCCTTTGTTCAAGGAATGGAAGCGGGATCATCCCGGCCAGACGCCGCCGCCGTACTTCGTCACGGCCCACGAGATCGCGCCCGAATGGCACATCCGGACGCAGGCCGCCTTCCAGAAGCACGTCGACAACTCGGTCTCCAAGACGATCAATCTGCCGCACGAGGCCTCGTTGAAGGACGTCGAAAAGGCCTATTTATTGGCCTTCGAGCTGGGGACCAAGGGCATTACCATCTATCGCGACGGCTGCCGCGAGGAGCAGGTCCTCAACAAGGCTGAGGCCGGG
Proteins encoded in this window:
- a CDS encoding adenosylcobalamin-dependent ribonucleoside-diphosphate reductase — its product is MTEVQGFSENALRILKARYLMKNDKGEFLDKAPSDLFRRVAGYVASAEKTAKDRAVWAKAFFESMMAREFLPNSPTLTGAGRDMCLSACFVLPIEDSMESIFSTVKNAALVHKEGGGTGFDFSRLRPSGSFVHRTQGVASGPVSFLKVIDAATEAVKQGGTRRGANMGILRVDHPDIEKFILMKRDGKSVGNFNISVAVTDAFMEALRKGGTYDIYDPSRKKVVDRKDARKVFRMIVESAWAIGDPGLLFIDRINRHNPTKGLGTIDATNPCGEQPLHAYESCNLGSINVAAYFDAGRPDLFDWDRFGATVALGVRFLDDVIDVNKYPLPEIDAVTKGNRRIGLGVMGWADLLIKMKIKYDSEAALALADKLAAFLRSRAAEASEKLARTRGSFPNIAKSIYKGRKMRNATVFTVAPTGTIARLAGCSSSIEPVFAFEFTSHIIDAKLADIHPLFKEWKRDHPGQTPPPYFVTAHEIAPEWHIRTQAAFQKHVDNSVSKTINLPHEASLKDVEKAYLLAFELGTKGITIYRDGCREEQVLNKAEAGIKRQPDERPDTLNSITDKIKTGFGNLYVTTTFFNQKPFEVFASIGKSGYSTMADAEAIGRLISLALRTGVDPKEIVSQIKGIGGSDPVFTEGGLVTSIPDAVAKVLERHFGNGKNGGRDMGQAKCPQCGATLPDEKCPTCPNCGWNKCS